GGTGCTCCGGTGCGTTGTTCACGGCGTACCCACCCCCTCCTGGGGTCGGTCGTCGTCCAGCACGCTCACCTGGACGGAGATCCGGGTGGCGCCGGCCTCCAGGGTCTCGCGCAGCAGGCGGGTGACGGCGTCGAGCGCCTGCTCGGCCTCGCCCTCGGCGCTGGTGCCGAACGGGCCCACCGAGACGGCGAGGCCCGCCTCGTCCACGACCCGTCGGGCCGCCTTCGCGTGGTCCGGGAAGCCGTCGAGTTCGAACGG
The Kitasatospora paranensis genome window above contains:
- a CDS encoding thiamine-binding protein translates to MRLMVEFTTEPFELDGFPDHAKAARRVVDEAGLAVSVGPFGTSAEGEAEQALDAVTRLLRETLEAGATRISVQVSVLDDDRPQEGVGTP